From the genome of Planctomycetota bacterium, one region includes:
- a CDS encoding nucleotidyltransferase, with product MPARLTIDSRTIAAFCKRHKVRRLALFGSVLRDDFTPRSDVDVLVEFEPDARAGLMAMAAMQHELSDLFDRPVHLSTPGSLSRYFRDRVLSEAEVQYDAA from the coding sequence ATGCCCGCACGATTGACCATCGATTCACGCACGATCGCGGCTTTCTGCAAACGTCACAAGGTGCGCCGCCTCGCGCTCTTCGGCTCCGTCCTGCGCGATGACTTTACCCCACGCAGCGACGTCGATGTGCTCGTCGAATTCGAGCCCGACGCCCGCGCGGGTCTGATGGCGATGGCCGCCATGCAGCACGAACTGTCCGACTTGTTTGATCGCCCGGTTCATCTCAGCACGCCCGGCAGTCTGAGCCGATACTTCCGCGATCGCGTGCTCAGCGAGGCGGAGGTTCAGTATGACGCAGCATGA
- the hemB gene encoding porphobilinogen synthase, translating into MPDSPDYRPYLRPRRLRRGKALRDLVADVKLTPDDLCMPLFVRNGQNINKPVLSMPGVSQFSPDRAAEEIEEQAGAGLKSFILFGVTDPDHKDALGSAALDASNPVCTTLRHVRETGLDVTLIADLCFCEYTDHGHCGPLHADPDITVDNDAALPLLGKQALVLAESGADIVAPSGMMDGQVGAIRQALDAAGRTDTAILSYSVKFASSLYGPFREAGEGSPQFGDRRGYQMDYRRSREWRTELELDIAEGADMVMVKPAATYLDILRQVRDATDLPVAAYHVSGEYSMIHAAAANGWLDLQHTAVEVTTAMKRAGADLILTYFAPKLLKWI; encoded by the coding sequence ATGCCCGACTCCCCCGATTACCGTCCCTACCTCCGTCCGCGCCGGCTGCGCCGCGGCAAGGCGCTGCGCGATCTGGTCGCCGATGTGAAGCTCACACCCGATGATCTGTGCATGCCCCTGTTCGTCCGCAATGGGCAGAACATCAACAAGCCCGTCCTGTCCATGCCCGGCGTGTCGCAGTTCTCGCCCGACCGCGCCGCCGAGGAAATCGAAGAGCAGGCCGGGGCCGGGCTCAAGTCCTTCATTCTCTTCGGCGTCACCGACCCCGATCACAAGGACGCCCTCGGCTCCGCCGCGCTCGACGCTTCCAACCCCGTCTGCACCACGCTCCGTCACGTCCGCGAAACCGGGCTGGACGTGACCCTCATCGCCGACCTGTGCTTCTGCGAGTACACCGATCACGGACACTGCGGCCCCCTGCACGCCGACCCGGACATCACCGTCGACAACGACGCCGCGCTCCCCCTGCTCGGCAAACAAGCGCTCGTCCTCGCCGAAAGCGGAGCCGACATCGTCGCGCCCAGCGGGATGATGGACGGTCAGGTCGGCGCGATCCGACAGGCCCTCGACGCCGCCGGCCGAACCGACACCGCCATCCTCAGCTACTCCGTCAAATTCGCATCCTCGCTGTACGGCCCCTTCCGTGAAGCCGGTGAAGGTTCCCCGCAGTTCGGCGATCGCCGGGGCTATCAGATGGACTACCGCCGCTCGCGCGAATGGCGCACGGAACTCGAGCTGGACATCGCCGAGGGGGCGGACATGGTGATGGTCAAACCCGCCGCGACGTACCTGGACATTCTGCGTCAGGTGCGCGACGCCACCGACCTGCCCGTCGCCGCGTACCATGTCAGCGGCGAGTACAGCATGATCCACGCCGCCGCCGCCAATGGTTGGCTCGATCTCCAGCACACCGCCGTCGAAGTCACCACCGCCATGAAACGCGCCGGCGCCGACCTGATCCTCACCTACTTCGCCCCCAAACTCCTCAAGTGGATCTGA
- a CDS encoding DUF2752 domain-containing protein, with the protein MERVHVRVWAGAVAAVCAVLLGTAATLHADPAGFGTHEQLGLPACPWREAHGMLCPTCGMTTAFTQAAHGHVLAAIQTQPAGGLGAMAAAMAIWVGLYVMLTGNTGGRFTRGWLRPGRTMLIVLSVIAVSWMYKLIVTGATGT; encoded by the coding sequence ATGGAACGAGTGCATGTGCGAGTCTGGGCGGGGGCGGTTGCGGCGGTGTGCGCGGTGCTGTTGGGCACGGCGGCGACGCTTCACGCGGACCCGGCCGGGTTCGGGACGCACGAGCAGCTCGGGCTGCCGGCGTGTCCGTGGCGCGAAGCGCACGGCATGCTCTGCCCCACCTGCGGGATGACCACCGCCTTCACGCAGGCGGCGCACGGACACGTGCTGGCGGCGATCCAAACGCAGCCGGCGGGCGGACTGGGCGCGATGGCGGCGGCGATGGCGATCTGGGTCGGGCTCTACGTGATGCTCACCGGCAACACCGGCGGGCGGTTCACGCGCGGGTGGCTGCGGCCCGGACGCACGATGCTCATCGTCCTGAGCGTCATCGCGGTTTCATGGATGTACAAGCTGATCGTCACAGGAGCGACCGGAACATGA